One window from the genome of Mauremys mutica isolate MM-2020 ecotype Southern chromosome 4, ASM2049712v1, whole genome shotgun sequence encodes:
- the MDM4 gene encoding protein Mdm4 isoform X1: MTSSTSEQYPASENACGIALGQANQVQPKLPLLKILQAAGAHGETFTLKEVMHYLGQYIMVRQLYDKRQQHMVYCGGDQLGELLGLESFSVKDPSPVYDMLKRNLTSVTITDAAQTLALAKDQSVDNPSQDQLKTSTEGSSDTEGTEDKSGAPALSTSQRSYGNCEDKDLIENLSKSKKPKLDLVFEEWDVAGLPWWFLGNLRNNYKSRSNGSTDIQTNQDIDTAIVSDTTDDLWFLNESASDQFNVAVKVETVDCEEVAKESDKKVIEVTCTDDLEDSQSLSDDTDVEAASEDCWQCTKCKKFNSPVKRYCYRCWALRKDWYSDCPRLAHSLSLSTIDTIQGKKDDEGIDVPDCRRTVSAPVCRPKDLHTGECESHVDPGSSMESLGLTHECKVQEPQMHFGEHKKEEVVEWQENIKNLLNPCILCQKRPRDGNIIHGRSGHLVACFKCAKKLKKGRLPCPVCKKPIQMVIRIFVG; the protein is encoded by the exons ATGACATCTTCGACCTCTGAACAGTATCCAGCATCTGAGAATGCCTGCGGAATCGCACTTGGACAAGCTAACCAG GTACAACCGAAACTGCCACTCCTGAAGATTCTGCAAGCAGCAGGTGCACACGGTGAAACCTTCACATTGAAGGAG GTCATGCATTACCTGGGACAGTATATAATGGTGAGGCAGCTATACGATAAGCGGCAACAGCACATGGTGTACTGTGGAGGGGATCAGCTGGGAGAATTGCTGGGACTGGAGAGCTTCTCTGTGAAAGATCCAAG CCCTGTTTATGACATGCTGAAAAGGAACCTGACTTCTGTTACTATTACAG ATGCTGCACAGACTCTTGCTCTCGCAAAGGATCAGAGCGTCGATAATCCAAGCCAAGACCAACTGAAG ACTAGCACAGAGGGAAGCTCTGACACTGAGGGAACGGAGGACAAAAGTGGTGCTCCTGCTTTGTCTACCTCACAGCGCAGCTATGGAAACTGCGAAG ACAAAGACTTAATAGAAAACCTCTCAAAAAGCAAGAAGCCCAAGCTGGATCTGGTATTTGAGGAGTGGGATGTAGCTGGCCTTCCATGGTGGTTTTTAGGAAATCTGAGAAACAACTACAAGTCCAGAAGTAACGGGTCAACAGACATACAGACCAACCAG GACATAGACACTGCCATTGTTTCAGATACTACTGATGACTTGTGGTTCCTCAATGAATCTGCGTCGGATCAATTCAATGTTGCCGTCAAAGTGGAGACAGTGGACTGTGAAGAAGTGGCGAAAGAGAGTGACAAAAAG GTGATTGAGGTTACGTGTACTGATGACCTCGAGGATTCTCAGTCCCTAAGTGACGACACAGATGTAGAAGCTGCCTCTGAG GACTGCTGGCAATGCACCAAATGTAAGAAGTTTAactctccagtcaaacggtactgTTACCGCTGCTGGGCCTTACGGAAGGACTGGTACTCGGATTGCCCCAGACtagctcattctctctctctgtccaccATTGATACTATTCAAGGCAAAAAGGATGATGAGGGAATCGATGTCCCAGACTGCAGAAGGACCGTGTCTGCTCCAGTTTGCCGACCCAAAGATCTGCACACAGGTGAATGTGAGTCCCATGTAGACCCTGGCAGCTCTATGGAGTCCCTGGGTTTGACACACGAATGCAAGGTCCAGGAGCCACAGATGCATTTTGGTGAACACAAAAAGGAAGAAGTAGTAGAATGGCAAGAGAATATAAAAAATTTGTTGAATCCCTGCATTCTATGCCAGAAGAGGCCACGGGATGGGAATATTATCCATGGACGGTCTGGTCACCTAGTAGCTTGCTTCAAATGTGCGAAAAAGCTGAAGAAAGGGAGATTGCCATGTCCAGTGTGCAAGAAACCGATCCAGATGGTGATCAGAATCTTCGTGGGGTAG
- the MDM4 gene encoding protein Mdm4 isoform X2, with product MTSSTSEQYPASENACGIALGQANQVQPKLPLLKILQAAGAHGETFTLKEVMHYLGQYIMVRQLYDKRQQHMVYCGGDQLGELLGLESFSVKDPSPVYDMLKRNLTSVTITDAAQTLALAKDQSVDNPSQDQLKVNPLPGGFFCCTERPLLCTCACVDCQNFLLLDW from the exons ATGACATCTTCGACCTCTGAACAGTATCCAGCATCTGAGAATGCCTGCGGAATCGCACTTGGACAAGCTAACCAG GTACAACCGAAACTGCCACTCCTGAAGATTCTGCAAGCAGCAGGTGCACACGGTGAAACCTTCACATTGAAGGAG GTCATGCATTACCTGGGACAGTATATAATGGTGAGGCAGCTATACGATAAGCGGCAACAGCACATGGTGTACTGTGGAGGGGATCAGCTGGGAGAATTGCTGGGACTGGAGAGCTTCTCTGTGAAAGATCCAAG CCCTGTTTATGACATGCTGAAAAGGAACCTGACTTCTGTTACTATTACAG ATGCTGCACAGACTCTTGCTCTCGCAAAGGATCAGAGCGTCGATAATCCAAGCCAAGACCAACTGAAGGTAAACCCACTGCCTGGTGGTTTCTTTTGTTGTACAGAGCggccccttctctgtacctgtgcATGTGTGGACTGCCAGAACTTTTTACTCCTTGACTGGTAG